One segment of Candidatus Zixiibacteriota bacterium DNA contains the following:
- a CDS encoding M6 family metalloprotease domain-containing protein produces MCRHLRLLFLLLIGLLSATTSQAVPLSDQVIAKLRHEGRLDEVVARINDARARGVDMPQTANQKTRASLALGNPVTFRVLVILVDFPDKPYTAGYAAATVADFDSILFSDGFLNPTGSMKEYYLENSFGNFVMLGDVYGWYRASQNSTYYTQNCDGSHGFGDYPTNAQRLVEEAIDAADPFVDFSLYDNDGDNYVDGIFIVHAGTGYEESGGDCEIHSHAWGINPRFKDGVYISGYSMEPEESASSADNAPIGVFCHEFGHVLGLPDLYDTDYSSRGCGYWTVMASGSYNGNSRIPAHFDAWCKKELGFITPTNVLTNQTNIIFPAAAWNPTAYRLWANGSVGSQYFLVENRQRMGFDRDLPWEGLLIWHIDETQWGNNEDWHPLVMLEQADGRFDLQFDNNGGDASDVYPWGGIDHFDDKTTPNSRSYTNTVTQVAVWNISLSDSIMIANLDVNWSRPYLTIDSSRFADDDADGYLEPGESIDLDLFFKNDWLTATGVNITVTSNDPNLTFTVPNSSIPLINGNGGTASTVGSSLQFIVPNIDNPTYDSFFIELTANGGLFQKTFTIEKVLGKTRVLIVDDDRGDNYEEMYFGDTYQRRVPADIWNKQASGTPPGTALTEYSTVIWFTGDSAADYLLPADIVSMKYFLDNGGNLFLTGQGLANELRTQDSLFLENYLRARYGGTYFSIYHDGIAGSPIGDGFVARYFSGANQGISISSQIIPVNGGLGAFKFRNGTQYSALSYSGSYKLVFFNWGYESILNTSVSYTKRDTILTRILLFLDGWAVPPCVDTDGDSYGNPGHPENLCPNDNCPAIANPGQEDADSDGVGDACDNCLNVANPLQEDPDADGVGSACDNCPDTFNPGQEDANSNGIGDVCDFVCGDPTGNSVINILDVTYIIAYLYKSGPEPQPLQSGDSNGNGSINILDATYLLSYLYKNGPDPLCP; encoded by the coding sequence ATGTGCCGTCATCTCCGCTTGCTGTTCCTTCTCTTAATCGGGCTATTGTCAGCCACTACTTCGCAGGCCGTACCGCTATCTGACCAGGTTATCGCCAAACTGCGCCATGAAGGGCGACTTGATGAAGTTGTCGCCCGGATAAATGACGCCCGCGCCCGCGGGGTCGATATGCCGCAGACTGCCAATCAGAAGACCCGGGCCTCTCTGGCTCTCGGTAATCCGGTCACTTTTCGCGTGCTGGTGATTCTGGTCGATTTCCCCGACAAGCCCTACACCGCCGGTTATGCCGCCGCGACTGTCGCCGATTTCGACTCTATCCTGTTCTCCGATGGTTTTCTGAATCCTACCGGTTCCATGAAGGAATACTATCTCGAAAATTCTTTCGGCAATTTTGTCATGCTGGGGGATGTTTACGGATGGTACCGCGCTTCTCAGAATTCCACTTATTATACTCAGAACTGTGACGGCTCGCACGGTTTCGGCGATTATCCTACCAACGCTCAGAGGCTGGTGGAGGAGGCAATTGATGCCGCCGACCCTTTTGTTGACTTTTCGCTTTATGACAACGACGGCGATAATTATGTCGATGGCATCTTCATCGTTCATGCCGGCACCGGATATGAAGAATCGGGCGGCGATTGCGAAATCCACTCCCATGCCTGGGGTATCAATCCTCGCTTTAAAGACGGAGTTTATATATCAGGATACTCTATGGAGCCGGAAGAATCGGCCAGCAGCGCCGATAATGCCCCTATTGGAGTTTTCTGCCACGAGTTCGGGCATGTTCTTGGTCTCCCCGACCTCTATGACACCGATTATTCATCGCGCGGATGCGGTTACTGGACCGTTATGGCGAGCGGAAGTTACAACGGCAATTCCCGCATTCCGGCTCATTTTGACGCCTGGTGCAAAAAAGAACTCGGCTTCATAACGCCGACCAACGTGCTTACCAACCAGACCAATATTATCTTTCCGGCCGCCGCCTGGAACCCGACCGCATACCGTCTCTGGGCCAATGGCTCAGTCGGAAGCCAGTATTTCCTGGTTGAGAATCGTCAAAGAATGGGCTTTGACCGCGACCTCCCCTGGGAAGGACTCCTTATCTGGCATATCGATGAAACCCAGTGGGGCAATAACGAAGATTGGCATCCACTGGTAATGCTGGAGCAGGCCGACGGACGATTCGACCTTCAGTTCGACAATAATGGCGGCGATGCCAGTGACGTTTATCCCTGGGGTGGGATTGACCATTTTGACGATAAAACCACTCCCAATTCCCGCAGTTACACTAACACTGTCACTCAGGTCGCTGTCTGGAATATCTCCCTCTCCGATTCTATTATGATCGCCAATCTCGATGTCAACTGGTCGCGCCCCTATTTGACTATTGACTCCTCCCGTTTTGCTGATGACGATGCTGATGGGTATCTTGAACCGGGGGAATCGATTGATCTCGACCTCTTTTTCAAAAACGACTGGCTGACTGCCACCGGCGTCAATATAACGGTTACCTCCAATGACCCCAATCTGACTTTTACCGTCCCCAATAGCAGCATACCGCTCATAAACGGCAATGGCGGAACCGCCAGCACGGTCGGCAGTTCGCTCCAGTTTATCGTTCCCAATATTGACAACCCAACTTATGATTCCTTTTTCATAGAATTGACCGCCAATGGAGGCCTCTTTCAGAAGACCTTCACCATAGAAAAAGTGCTGGGGAAGACACGGGTTTTGATTGTCGATGATGACCGCGGCGACAATTACGAAGAAATGTACTTCGGCGACACCTACCAGCGACGCGTACCGGCCGACATCTGGAACAAGCAGGCTTCCGGCACTCCGCCCGGAACGGCACTGACTGAATACAGCACTGTCATCTGGTTCACCGGCGACAGCGCCGCCGATTATCTTTTGCCGGCCGATATTGTCTCGATGAAATATTTTCTCGATAACGGCGGCAACCTCTTTTTGACCGGCCAGGGACTGGCCAATGAACTTCGCACCCAGGATTCCCTATTCCTGGAGAATTACCTTCGCGCCCGTTATGGCGGCACCTATTTCAGCATCTATCATGATGGCATCGCCGGCTCGCCGATTGGCGACGGCTTTGTCGCCCGGTATTTCAGCGGCGCCAATCAGGGCATCTCCATTTCATCGCAGATTATTCCGGTCAACGGCGGACTGGGCGCTTTCAAATTCCGCAACGGAACTCAATACTCCGCTCTTTCCTATTCCGGCTCATACAAGTTGGTCTTCTTCAACTGGGGCTACGAATCTATTCTTAACACCTCTGTCTCTTACACCAAGAGAGATACCATTCTGACCCGGATACTGCTGTTTCTCGATGGCTGGGCGGTCCCACCGTGTGTTGATACCGATGGTGACAGTTATGGCAATCCCGGTCATCCTGAAAATCTCTGCCCTAACGACAACTGCCCTGCTATCGCCAATCCCGGGCAGGAAGATGCCGATTCTGACGGAGTCGGTGACGCTTGCGACAACTGCCTGAATGTCGCCAATCCGCTACAGGAAGACCCGGATGCCGACGGTGTCGGCTCTGCTTGCGACAACTGTCCTGATACCTTCAATCCCGGGCAGGAGGATGCCAACAGCAATGGCATTGGAGACGTCTGCGATTTTGTCTGCGGCGACCCGACTGGAAATAGTGTTATCAATATCCTTGATGTCACCTATATCATTGCTTATCTATACAAGAGCGGTCCGGAGCCGCAGCCACTTCAGTCGGGTGATTCCAACGGCAATGGGTCGATAAATATTCTCGACGCCACCTATCTCTTGAGTTATCTGTACAAGAACGGTCCCGACCCGCTCTGCCCATGA
- the rpmB gene encoding 50S ribosomal protein L28: protein MAKVCEICGKKPVVGRNISHAHNVTARRFNPNLQTVRANINGSARSVRVCTGCLKAGKVLKINKAKKAKTV from the coding sequence ATGGCAAAAGTTTGTGAAATCTGTGGCAAAAAGCCGGTAGTTGGACGAAATATATCGCACGCGCATAATGTGACCGCTCGACGATTCAATCCCAATCTGCAGACTGTCCGCGCCAATATCAACGGCTCCGCCCGTTCGGTTCGTGTATGTACCGGGTGTCTTAAAGCCGGCAAGGTGCTTAAAATCAACAAGGCGAAGAAAGCCAAAACGGTCTGA
- a CDS encoding putative sulfate exporter family transporter: MENKSSSKFNEDWLALILGLFLFVLSLILIFGFDLLGWVVKSHVWTELGSCLKPASKTYAGLSGLLSLFSTYLFLLILMLAGGALLKANLKRFALGFTAVFWISYICWILGCWAFIAATPNELSKFGIGWSLNLTAEAGYIIALLVGLFIGNFAPRFSQAMREAIRPELYIKTAIVILGGYLGITAAEQLGLATSVICRGFCAIVEAYLIYWALVYFIARRYFKFSREWSVPLASGISICGVSAAIATGSAIKARPVVPIMVSSLVVIFAVVELLLLPFIAQTFLSNEPMVAGAWMGLAVKTDGAAVASGAITESLILAKTAAEQGINYQPGWMMATTTTVKVFIDIFIAIWAFILAYIWSAKIDKRPNEKVRFSQIWERFPKFILGYMATFFAVILIAVSAPDAVSGAKASMGTANIFRGIFFVMTFFTIGVASNFRKLWEEGIGKLALVYVICLFGFIIWIGLVISWLFFHGVKPPLAG; the protein is encoded by the coding sequence ATGGAAAACAAATCATCATCAAAATTTAATGAAGATTGGCTGGCGTTGATTCTGGGGCTTTTTCTGTTCGTTCTCTCCTTGATTCTGATATTTGGCTTTGACCTGCTCGGCTGGGTGGTGAAATCGCATGTCTGGACCGAACTTGGTTCCTGCTTGAAACCGGCCTCCAAGACTTACGCCGGTCTCTCCGGTCTGCTTTCTCTCTTTTCCACTTATCTGTTTCTTCTGATACTGATGCTGGCCGGCGGTGCGCTTCTCAAAGCCAACCTGAAGAGGTTCGCGCTCGGTTTTACCGCCGTTTTCTGGATAAGTTATATCTGCTGGATTCTGGGGTGCTGGGCATTTATTGCCGCCACTCCCAATGAGTTGAGCAAATTCGGCATAGGCTGGTCGCTGAACCTGACGGCCGAAGCCGGTTATATTATTGCGCTTCTGGTCGGACTGTTTATCGGCAACTTCGCGCCGCGCTTCTCGCAAGCCATGAGGGAGGCTATCAGGCCGGAACTGTATATAAAAACCGCCATCGTAATTTTGGGCGGATACCTCGGCATTACCGCCGCCGAGCAGTTGGGACTGGCAACCTCGGTCATCTGCCGGGGGTTCTGCGCCATTGTCGAAGCCTATCTGATTTATTGGGCGCTGGTCTATTTCATTGCCCGACGATATTTCAAATTCAGCCGCGAATGGTCGGTCCCTCTCGCCAGCGGAATATCGATTTGTGGCGTCTCGGCCGCAATCGCCACCGGTTCAGCAATTAAAGCCCGCCCGGTGGTACCTATCATGGTCTCGTCATTGGTGGTCATTTTTGCCGTCGTGGAACTTTTGCTTCTCCCCTTCATCGCTCAGACCTTTCTTTCTAACGAGCCGATGGTCGCCGGCGCCTGGATGGGGCTGGCGGTGAAAACCGACGGCGCTGCGGTTGCCAGCGGCGCTATCACGGAATCGCTCATCTTGGCAAAAACCGCCGCCGAACAGGGAATCAACTATCAACCGGGGTGGATGATGGCAACCACTACTACCGTCAAAGTCTTTATCGATATCTTTATCGCTATCTGGGCCTTCATCCTGGCATATATCTGGTCGGCTAAAATCGACAAACGCCCCAACGAGAAAGTTAGATTCAGCCAGATTTGGGAACGGTTCCCCAAGTTCATTTTAGGTTATATGGCGACTTTTTTTGCGGTCATTTTAATCGCTGTCTCTGCGCCTGACGCCGTCAGCGGCGCCAAAGCCTCGATGGGAACCGCCAATATCTTCCGCGGAATTTTCTTTGTCATGACCTTTTTCACGATTGGTGTCGCCTCCAATTTCCGCAAACTCTGGGAGGAAGGTATCGGCAAACTGGCGCTGGTTTATGTCATCTGTCTTTTCGGTTTTATAATCTGGATAGGTCTGGTAATCTCCTGGCTGTTTTTCCATGGCGTTAAACCTCCCTTAGCAGGATAG
- the serS gene encoding serine--tRNA ligase, with protein sequence MLEIKFIRENPQAVKEAIQHKNEKADIDQILALDQKRREIIAEVERLKALRNNVSEQIAQKKRKKEDASSDIAEMKNVGDKIAQLDENLRQTEAELEPLLLRVPNLPHPSVPVGADEESNVTVKEWGTVSQPTFTLLPHWDLGKKLNILDLEAGAKISGSGFFVLKGAGARLQRALINFMLDLHIRDGFTEVRVPYLVNSPAMTGTGQLPKMADDLYKIEDENLWLIPTAEVPVTNFHREEILTEEQLPIYYVAYTPCFRREAGAAGKDTRGMIRVHQFDKVELVKIVHPEKSYDEHETLLQQAEKVLQALKIPYRVRLLCTGDLSFAGAKCYDIELWSAGVGKFLEVSSVSNFEAFQARRMNTRFRDKNKRVQFVHTLNGSGTALPRLISAVMENYQTEYGTILIPEALRPYMGGITEITGDGKEK encoded by the coding sequence ATGTTAGAGATAAAATTTATCCGGGAGAATCCCCAGGCGGTCAAAGAGGCGATTCAGCATAAGAATGAGAAAGCCGATATTGACCAGATTCTGGCGCTCGACCAGAAACGCCGGGAGATTATCGCCGAGGTAGAGCGATTGAAAGCGCTCCGAAACAACGTTTCCGAGCAGATAGCGCAAAAGAAGCGGAAAAAGGAAGATGCTTCATCGGATATCGCAGAGATGAAAAATGTGGGGGACAAAATAGCGCAACTGGATGAGAATCTGCGGCAGACCGAAGCGGAACTGGAGCCGCTTTTGCTGCGCGTGCCCAATCTGCCGCACCCTTCGGTACCAGTCGGCGCCGACGAAGAGAGTAACGTGACAGTCAAGGAATGGGGGACTGTTTCGCAACCGACCTTCACTTTGCTGCCGCATTGGGATCTGGGAAAGAAGCTTAATATACTTGACCTGGAAGCGGGGGCGAAAATAAGCGGCTCGGGATTTTTTGTTTTAAAAGGAGCCGGAGCCCGTTTGCAGCGCGCCCTCATAAATTTCATGCTCGACCTTCATATTCGGGACGGCTTCACGGAGGTTCGCGTCCCGTATCTGGTCAACAGCCCTGCCATGACCGGCACCGGGCAGCTTCCCAAGATGGCCGATGACCTCTATAAGATTGAAGATGAGAATCTCTGGCTTATACCGACGGCGGAAGTTCCGGTGACCAATTTTCATCGGGAGGAGATTCTGACCGAAGAGCAGCTGCCGATATATTATGTCGCCTACACGCCCTGTTTTCGCCGGGAAGCCGGCGCTGCCGGAAAAGATACCAGGGGAATGATAAGGGTACATCAGTTCGACAAGGTGGAACTGGTTAAGATAGTCCACCCGGAGAAATCATACGATGAGCATGAGACTCTTCTGCAGCAGGCGGAGAAAGTCCTTCAAGCGCTCAAGATACCGTATCGGGTGCGGCTGCTTTGCACCGGCGACCTCTCATTCGCCGGAGCGAAATGTTATGATATCGAACTCTGGTCGGCCGGGGTGGGAAAATTTCTGGAGGTTTCCTCGGTCTCGAATTTTGAAGCCTTCCAGGCGCGGCGGATGAATACCCGTTTTCGGGACAAGAATAAGAGAGTTCAGTTTGTGCATACCTTGAACGGCTCCGGCACGGCGTTGCCGCGGCTGATTTCGGCGGTTATGGAGAACTATCAGACAGAATACGGGACCATCTTGATACCGGAGGCGCTTCGTCCTTACATGGGTGGAATAACGGAAATAACCGGAGATGGAAAAGAAAAGTAA
- a CDS encoding ATP-binding protein, which yields MEKKSKIRLSIGATTIFKLFLLVGIVLLAVVFGWYTLDVIEQIKQDAERMAASYVKLWQLAASDNTSGGEVQIIFDEVIKKANFPVVIADVNREPIFWRNIEGIPDNDPSPEAQAKVKKLVEEMRADRGEIPLKFEERTLSYFYYGDSPVIRQLQWMPFIEMGLVAAFVLIGFIGFQNIRRSEERHIWVGMAKETAHQLGTPISSLMGWLEILLEKCKLGPNAPPSEELKDSDIFLQMKTDIDRLQRVANRFGQIGSMPELKEVDINALMEETACYYRRRLPFSGQGVQITCDFENIAPVQINGELIMWAVENLIKNSLQAVDPQKGRVEIATRLASERKAILITVKDNGPGIPPGYARKIFRPGFTTKKRGWGLGLTLARRIVEDYHRGKMALLKSHPGETIFQIILPVNQGSKG from the coding sequence ATGGAAAAGAAAAGTAAAATTCGTCTCTCCATCGGCGCTACCACAATTTTCAAACTATTCCTGCTGGTCGGAATTGTGCTGCTGGCGGTGGTTTTCGGCTGGTACACGCTTGATGTTATCGAGCAGATAAAACAGGATGCGGAGCGGATGGCCGCTTCCTATGTCAAGCTCTGGCAATTGGCGGCAAGCGATAATACCTCGGGCGGCGAAGTTCAGATTATCTTTGACGAAGTCATCAAGAAGGCGAACTTTCCGGTCGTGATTGCCGATGTCAATCGGGAACCGATTTTCTGGCGGAACATTGAAGGGATTCCCGATAATGACCCCTCACCGGAAGCGCAGGCAAAGGTGAAGAAACTGGTGGAGGAGATGCGGGCTGACCGGGGGGAGATACCGCTCAAATTCGAAGAGCGAACCCTTTCTTATTTTTATTATGGCGATTCACCGGTAATTCGTCAGCTGCAATGGATGCCGTTTATCGAGATGGGATTGGTGGCGGCATTTGTCCTTATCGGATTTATCGGTTTTCAGAATATCCGCCGCTCTGAAGAGCGGCATATCTGGGTCGGGATGGCAAAGGAAACGGCGCATCAGTTGGGAACGCCGATATCCTCACTGATGGGCTGGCTGGAGATACTTCTGGAAAAATGCAAACTCGGGCCCAACGCGCCCCCGTCTGAGGAACTCAAAGACAGCGATATTTTTCTCCAGATGAAAACCGACATCGACCGTCTGCAGCGAGTCGCCAACCGCTTCGGGCAGATCGGCTCCATGCCGGAACTTAAGGAAGTTGATATTAATGCCCTGATGGAGGAAACCGCCTGTTATTATCGTCGGCGGCTCCCCTTCAGCGGTCAAGGAGTGCAGATAACCTGCGACTTTGAAAATATCGCGCCGGTGCAGATAAACGGCGAACTGATAATGTGGGCGGTGGAAAATCTGATTAAAAACAGTCTGCAGGCGGTGGACCCTCAGAAAGGACGAGTCGAGATTGCCACCAGGCTTGCCTCTGAGAGAAAGGCGATATTGATAACAGTCAAAGATAATGGTCCCGGCATTCCGCCCGGATATGCCAGAAAAATCTTCCGTCCCGGTTTCACCACCAAGAAGCGTGGTTGGGGGCTGGGGTTAACTCTGGCGCGAAGAATTGTTGAGGATTACCATCGTGGCAAAATGGCGCTTCTCAAATCACATCCGGGCGAAACCATATTTCAGATAATTCTGCCGGTAAATCAGGGGAGCAAGGGATAA
- a CDS encoding bifunctional response regulator/alkaline phosphatase family protein yields the protein MMTKKKILWVDDEIDSLKPHIIYLEQKGFEVAVAHSGDDAVMKVRSETIDLVLLDEMMPGKDGLSTLEEIKEINPHLPVVMVTKSEEETLMNEAIGQKIDDYLTKPVNPSQVLMVAKRFLDTKKILSESQMKRYIGEINRFNQKLYGVLEPQDWLEAAKILASWDLELDANPDEGLAQTHLGTRKDWNNEFTKYLEKNYQKWLFSDARPTLSPDLLTKYLTPLLKEGRKVLLIVVDCMRLDQWLTIESLVAEFYNINRDTYFSMLPSATPFARNALFSGLFPDEIAKRYPDNYRGDDEGSLNRMEDRFLADLVQREKLNLKSPVRYEKIFDNTEGEVLAKRVADYYQSQLVAFVFNFLDILAHGRSNNVILKEIAGSEAAFRSLMKSWFAHSPLFAILKSFAEKDFTVIVTSDHGSVLCARGTLAHGKRDTSTNLRYKYGDNLNVDTKEAWLIKNPADFRLPKFNLATTYIIAKEDFYFVYPNKYNEYIRQFQNSFQHGGISLEELVVPIAVLTPKR from the coding sequence ATGATGACTAAAAAGAAGATTCTCTGGGTTGACGATGAGATAGACTCTCTTAAGCCCCATATCATATACCTCGAGCAAAAAGGATTCGAGGTGGCGGTGGCGCATTCGGGGGACGATGCCGTGATGAAAGTCCGCAGTGAGACCATTGACCTGGTGCTGCTGGATGAAATGATGCCGGGGAAAGACGGTCTCTCGACGCTGGAGGAGATAAAAGAGATAAATCCTCATCTGCCGGTGGTGATGGTGACCAAATCGGAAGAAGAGACTCTGATGAACGAGGCGATTGGACAGAAGATTGACGACTACCTGACCAAACCGGTCAATCCCTCGCAAGTATTGATGGTGGCAAAACGATTTCTGGATACAAAGAAAATACTCTCGGAAAGCCAGATGAAGCGGTATATCGGCGAGATTAACCGTTTTAATCAGAAATTATATGGAGTTCTGGAGCCACAGGATTGGCTGGAAGCGGCGAAGATTCTGGCATCCTGGGATCTGGAACTTGATGCCAATCCTGACGAGGGGCTGGCGCAGACTCATCTGGGGACGCGGAAAGACTGGAATAACGAGTTCACCAAATATCTGGAGAAAAACTATCAGAAATGGCTTTTCAGCGATGCTCGTCCCACTCTGTCGCCGGATCTGCTGACCAAGTATCTGACCCCGCTTCTGAAAGAAGGGCGCAAGGTGCTTTTGATAGTGGTTGACTGCATGCGTCTTGACCAGTGGCTGACAATTGAATCGCTGGTAGCGGAGTTTTACAATATAAACCGCGACACTTATTTTTCGATGCTTCCCTCGGCCACGCCGTTCGCCCGCAACGCCCTCTTTTCGGGGCTTTTCCCGGACGAAATCGCCAAGCGGTACCCCGACAATTACCGCGGCGATGATGAAGGGTCGTTAAACCGGATGGAAGACCGTTTTCTTGCCGACCTGGTGCAGCGGGAGAAGCTCAATCTCAAAAGCCCGGTTCGGTACGAGAAGATATTTGACAACACCGAAGGGGAAGTGCTGGCCAAGCGGGTGGCGGATTATTACCAGTCGCAGCTGGTGGCGTTTGTGTTTAACTTCCTCGATATCCTGGCGCATGGCCGCTCCAACAATGTCATCCTGAAGGAGATTGCCGGAAGCGAAGCGGCCTTTCGCTCTCTTATGAAAAGCTGGTTTGCGCACTCGCCGCTTTTTGCCATCCTGAAATCATTTGCTGAAAAAGATTTCACTGTTATCGTCACCTCCGACCACGGTTCAGTGCTTTGCGCCCGGGGAACCCTGGCGCACGGCAAAAGAGATACCTCGACCAACCTGCGGTACAAGTACGGCGACAATCTCAATGTCGATACCAAAGAAGCCTGGCTGATAAAGAACCCGGCCGATTTCCGTCTTCCCAAATTCAACCTCGCCACCACCTATATCATTGCCAAGGAAGATTTTTACTTTGTCTATCCCAATAAGTACAATGAATATATCCGGCAGTTTCAGAATTCCTTCCAGCATGGCGGCATTTCGCTGGAAGAACTGGTGGTGCCGATAGCGGTGCTGACCCCCAAGCGATGA
- the tsaE gene encoding tRNA (adenosine(37)-N6)-threonylcarbamoyltransferase complex ATPase subunit type 1 TsaE, translating into MTINLPSHTAVSRKESETVTLGRELAGFLEPGMLLSLSGPLGAGKTCFIKGIAQGLGIDENEIKSPSFTLVNEYYGRLPLFHFDLYRMTNLTELKEIGWDDYLLRDGIIAVEWGEKASEFLPAERFEIQFRILTETEREIRILFVKR; encoded by the coding sequence ATGACAATAAACCTTCCTTCGCATACTGCCGTCAGCCGGAAGGAGTCGGAGACGGTTACCCTGGGGCGGGAACTGGCGGGATTTCTCGAACCGGGAATGCTGCTCAGCTTGTCCGGTCCGCTTGGCGCCGGCAAGACCTGCTTCATTAAGGGCATAGCGCAGGGGCTTGGAATCGATGAAAATGAAATAAAGTCCCCATCCTTCACGCTGGTCAACGAATATTACGGTCGTTTGCCGCTCTTTCATTTCGACCTGTACCGAATGACAAATTTGACGGAGCTGAAAGAAATCGGCTGGGATGACTATCTTCTTCGGGACGGTATCATTGCCGTGGAATGGGGCGAGAAGGCATCAGAATTTCTTCCCGCGGAGCGATTCGAGATACAGTTTCGGATATTGACGGAGACGGAGCGGGAAATCCGTATCTTATTTGTTAAAAGATAA
- the tsaB gene encoding tRNA (adenosine(37)-N6)-threonylcarbamoyltransferase complex dimerization subunit type 1 TsaB — MSSERILLIDSSTSVLRVGLADAAGKIFSAENRDRFRHAEFIIGLIDRLLRENGVAKRELSRIIVSTGPGSFTGLRVGLAAAKGLAQALKIPVAGVSIFEAASPRLSRTVGRAAVLIRSRREQFYSGLVDSPQFDNRMIELIDISEITSRFQGIPLLLVDMPDFPSIPGLRLIKPEEFTLGHEDFLALGRERLIETGHDNLASLEPLYIQQFPAGRANE, encoded by the coding sequence ATGTCCAGTGAGCGAATATTATTGATTGACAGTTCGACCTCGGTCCTGCGAGTCGGTCTTGCGGATGCCGCGGGAAAGATATTCTCGGCGGAGAACCGGGACCGTTTTCGCCATGCGGAATTCATAATCGGCTTGATTGATAGATTGCTGCGGGAAAACGGGGTGGCAAAGAGGGAGCTGAGCAGAATAATCGTCTCGACCGGTCCTGGTTCTTTTACCGGTCTGCGGGTCGGGCTGGCGGCCGCCAAAGGTCTGGCGCAGGCGCTGAAAATTCCGGTGGCGGGCGTTTCGATATTTGAAGCGGCATCACCGAGGCTGTCCCGGACGGTAGGCCGCGCTGCCGTTCTGATTCGCTCCCGCCGCGAGCAATTCTATTCCGGCTTAGTCGATTCCCCCCAATTTGACAATCGGATGATTGAATTGATTGATATCTCGGAAATCACTTCAAGATTCCAGGGAATTCCGCTTCTGCTGGTTGATATGCCGGATTTCCCTTCCATCCCGGGTTTGAGACTGATAAAACCTGAGGAATTTACTCTGGGGCATGAGGATTTCCTCGCTCTGGGTCGGGAGAGATTGATAGAGACCGGCCATGATAATCTGGCCTCTCTGGAACCGTTATATATCCAGCAGTTTCCGGCTGGTCGCGCCAATGAGTGA
- the rimI gene encoding ribosomal protein S18-alanine N-acetyltransferase gives MSELNSTKGQLVIRPLTRGDIAPIVLIEARIFSDPWPAIAFEEELDSDYRGVIVAEIDGLITGYAGYIVAAGECQLTNIGVAPEFRGKSIAKSLLNRILEIAKKAECEYIFLDVRPSNTAAINLYNRFGFIELYRRPGYYRIPPEDAIVMVKTLRDQD, from the coding sequence ATGAGTGAATTAAACTCGACAAAAGGGCAACTTGTTATCAGGCCTTTGACTCGCGGCGATATCGCGCCGATTGTTCTGATAGAGGCGCGGATATTCAGCGACCCCTGGCCCGCCATTGCCTTCGAAGAGGAGCTTGACTCCGATTACCGCGGAGTTATTGTCGCGGAAATTGACGGTCTTATAACCGGTTACGCCGGTTATATAGTAGCGGCGGGAGAATGCCAGTTGACCAATATCGGTGTGGCGCCGGAATTCAGGGGAAAATCTATTGCCAAATCCCTTTTAAATCGTATCTTAGAAATCGCCAAAAAGGCGGAATGCGAGTATATTTTTCTGGACGTGCGGCCCAGCAATACGGCCGCCATTAATTTATATAACCGTTTTGGGTTTATCGAACTGTATCGCAGACCCGGCTATTACCGAATTCCCCCGGAGGATGCGATTGTCATGGTGAAAACTCTTCGAGACCAGGATTAG